A window of the Comamonas sp. Y33R10-2 genome harbors these coding sequences:
- a CDS encoding trypsin-like peptidase domain-containing protein, whose translation MKRTWLLFSQVVTALFAIYFVVATLQPTWLQRGNIRSNAGVALLQAPSLAAGEDAPGSFAPAARKASPAVVSINTSKAVRHPRANDPWFQFFFGEQGTQEQSGLGSGVIISQDGYILTNNHVVEGADDIEVTLTDSRQTKAKVIGTDPETDLAILKIELDKLPVIVLGNSDQVAVGDRVLAIGNPFGVGQTVTSGIVSALGRSQLGINTFENFIQTDAAINPGNSGGALVDANGNLLGINTAIYSRSGGSMGIGFAIPVSTAKMVLDGIVKDGKVTRGWIGVEPNELSPELAETFGVKADAGVIITGVLQAGPAAQAGMRPGDVIVKVGETATRNVSELLTAVASLKPGEAAQFDVRRADSEVMLSITPGTRPAANTQQQGRRR comes from the coding sequence ATGAAACGCACTTGGTTGCTGTTTTCGCAGGTAGTCACCGCACTGTTTGCTATCTATTTTGTAGTAGCTACTCTACAGCCTACGTGGCTTCAGCGTGGAAATATTCGCAGCAATGCTGGCGTTGCGCTGCTGCAAGCTCCATCGCTTGCAGCTGGAGAAGATGCGCCCGGCAGTTTCGCTCCGGCTGCGCGTAAGGCATCGCCCGCTGTTGTCAGCATCAACACCAGCAAAGCAGTGAGGCACCCGCGCGCCAACGATCCGTGGTTCCAGTTCTTCTTTGGCGAGCAAGGCACGCAGGAGCAATCTGGTTTAGGTAGTGGCGTCATCATTAGTCAAGATGGCTACATACTCACCAACAACCATGTGGTGGAGGGTGCAGACGATATCGAGGTCACTTTGACTGACAGCCGCCAGACCAAGGCCAAGGTGATTGGTACCGATCCTGAAACCGATTTGGCCATTTTGAAGATTGAATTGGACAAGCTGCCCGTCATCGTGCTGGGCAACTCTGACCAAGTCGCCGTGGGCGACCGCGTTCTGGCCATTGGCAACCCCTTTGGCGTGGGCCAGACGGTGACCAGCGGCATCGTCAGCGCACTGGGCCGCAGCCAACTGGGCATCAACACGTTTGAAAACTTTATTCAAACCGATGCCGCTATCAATCCCGGCAACTCCGGCGGCGCTTTGGTGGATGCCAATGGCAACTTGCTGGGTATCAACACTGCGATCTATTCACGCTCGGGCGGCAGCATGGGCATTGGCTTTGCCATTCCAGTTTCCACCGCCAAGATGGTGCTGGACGGCATCGTCAAAGACGGTAAGGTCACCCGCGGCTGGATTGGTGTGGAGCCCAATGAACTCTCGCCCGAGCTGGCGGAGACCTTTGGTGTCAAGGCCGATGCTGGCGTCATCATCACCGGCGTGCTGCAAGCGGGGCCCGCTGCTCAGGCTGGCATGCGCCCCGGTGACGTGATTGTGAAAGTGGGCGAGACAGCTACCCGCAATGTCTCTGAATTGCTGACAGCAGTCGCATCTCTAAAGCCCGGCGAAGCCGCCCAATTCGATGTGCGCCGTGCAGATAGTGAAGTCATGCTGAGCATCACCCCCGGCACACGCCCTGCAGCGAATACACAGCAGCAAGGCCGCCGCCGCTAA
- the tatB gene encoding Sec-independent protein translocase protein TatB, translated as MFDIGLSKMALIGAVALVVIGPEKLPRVARMVGTMLGRAQRYVTDVKAEVNRSMELDELRKMKESVETAARDVESGVRNQTSDFEKDWGDATKDLHDGSNMTSASSFDSYDSNGSYGSHSSVVPSYSHPRKNWRVKRGAVPQWYKSRAGVRSKVQSGAARVARFRPKKFH; from the coding sequence ATGTTTGATATTGGCCTGTCCAAAATGGCGCTGATCGGTGCCGTGGCTCTCGTAGTCATCGGCCCCGAGAAGCTACCCCGCGTGGCTCGCATGGTAGGAACCATGTTGGGACGGGCGCAGCGTTATGTGACTGACGTGAAGGCCGAAGTCAACCGCTCCATGGAGCTCGATGAACTTCGCAAGATGAAGGAGTCCGTCGAGACTGCGGCGCGCGATGTGGAGTCCGGCGTTCGCAACCAAACCTCAGACTTTGAAAAAGACTGGGGCGATGCGACCAAGGACTTGCATGACGGCTCGAACATGACCTCGGCATCATCGTTTGACTCTTACGATTCAAACGGCAGCTATGGCAGTCATAGCTCTGTGGTGCCAAGCTATAGCCACCCGCGCAAGAACTGGCGTGTGAAGCGCGGTGCAGTGCCCCAGTGGTACAAGTCACGCGCAGGCGTGCGCAGCAAAGTTCAGTCGGGTGCAGCGCGTGTGGCCCGTTTTCGGCCCAAGAAGTTCCATTGA
- the tatA gene encoding Sec-independent protein translocase subunit TatA yields the protein MGSFSIWHWAIVLLIVVLVFGTKKLKNIGTDLGGAVKGFKDGIKDGGTAADANTAAGQVANQQAAEKTTIDVEAKQKS from the coding sequence ATGGGCTCTTTTTCTATCTGGCACTGGGCTATCGTGCTGCTCATCGTAGTTTTGGTGTTTGGCACCAAGAAACTCAAGAACATCGGCACCGATCTGGGTGGCGCCGTTAAGGGCTTTAAGGACGGCATCAAGGACGGCGGCACCGCTGCTGACGCCAACACTGCCGCAGGCCAAGTCGCTAATCAGCAAGCCGCTGAAAAAACCACTATTGACGTGGAAGCCAAGCAAAAAAGCTAA
- the tatC gene encoding twin-arginine translocase subunit TatC → MSEPSKEDELAGTEQPFVQHLMELRDRLLYSLYGVLICVGLLMFWPGPDGLIDFIAVPIKEHMPPGAKLIAVGVFSPFFVPLKVLMMVAVLMALPWLMYQVWAFIAPGLYSHEKKFALPLILFGSLLAYVGIGFVQFFVLGNMFKFIQHFTPASVAATPDIASYVEAILSLYIAFAAAFQVPIVVMLLVRLGLVEIDKLKAFRGYFIVLSFVIAAVITPPDVISQLALAIPMCLLYEVGILGAGWFSKSSRAPTDESEESSAVDKPANSK, encoded by the coding sequence ATGTCCGAACCCTCTAAAGAAGACGAACTCGCCGGCACGGAGCAGCCCTTTGTGCAGCACTTGATGGAGCTGCGCGATCGCCTGCTCTACAGCCTTTATGGCGTTCTGATTTGTGTTGGCTTGCTGATGTTCTGGCCCGGCCCTGATGGTCTGATTGACTTCATCGCCGTACCAATCAAAGAACACATGCCCCCCGGCGCAAAGCTGATTGCGGTGGGCGTTTTCTCGCCATTCTTTGTGCCGCTTAAGGTGCTGATGATGGTGGCGGTGCTGATGGCGCTGCCTTGGCTGATGTACCAGGTCTGGGCGTTTATCGCCCCGGGTTTGTATAGCCACGAGAAGAAGTTTGCCCTGCCGCTGATTTTGTTTGGCAGCTTGCTCGCTTATGTAGGCATTGGCTTTGTGCAGTTCTTTGTGCTTGGCAATATGTTCAAGTTCATTCAGCACTTCACACCGGCCAGCGTGGCGGCAACGCCTGATATTGCCTCGTATGTCGAAGCGATCTTGTCGCTGTACATCGCTTTTGCTGCGGCTTTTCAGGTACCGATTGTGGTGATGCTGCTGGTGCGTTTGGGCCTGGTCGAGATTGACAAGCTCAAGGCCTTCCGTGGTTACTTTATCGTGCTGTCTTTTGTGATTGCCGCCGTGATTACGCCGCCTGACGTGATCTCTCAGCTGGCACTGGCTATCCCCATGTGCTTGCTTTACGAGGTGGGCATTTTGGGCGCGGGATGGTTTAGCAAGTCATCGCGAGCTCCCACAGATGAGAGCGAAGAAAGCTCCGCTGTCGATAAGCCCGCAAACAGTAAATAA
- a CDS encoding patatin-like phospholipase family protein translates to MASDTSHTLNLALQGGGSHGALTWGVLDALLEDDNLIFEGISGTSAGAMNAVVLAHGFAQAAAQEKKVDDARNLGRQLAREALKQLWEGVGSMGSVGKMFWAAPLPGSKQFMGVLNQFLSPYQTNPLNINPLRQLLTGVVDFETLANPEHPTAVPKLFICATNVRTGKGKIFTDKEVTADAVMASACLPQMFKAVEIDDESYWDGGFSGNPALYPLLYQTKSRDILLVQINPKESDVSPDTASEIMDRMNEITFNACLLAELRAIEFVVRLLEQKRLDPERYKHVLMHRIDGGAVLKPFGASSKSRADTAMLRQLFDLGRERGQQWLHDNREHLGVKQTLRFNENM, encoded by the coding sequence ATGGCCTCAGATACCTCTCACACCCTCAATCTCGCTTTGCAAGGGGGAGGCTCGCACGGCGCATTGACGTGGGGGGTGCTAGATGCATTGCTGGAAGACGACAACCTGATCTTTGAAGGCATTAGCGGCACCAGCGCTGGGGCAATGAACGCCGTGGTGTTAGCCCACGGCTTCGCGCAAGCAGCTGCTCAAGAAAAAAAGGTGGACGATGCCCGCAACTTGGGCCGGCAACTGGCCCGTGAGGCCTTGAAGCAGCTGTGGGAAGGCGTGGGCTCCATGGGTAGCGTGGGCAAGATGTTCTGGGCTGCACCGCTGCCCGGTAGCAAGCAGTTCATGGGGGTGCTCAACCAATTTTTGTCGCCCTATCAGACCAACCCGCTCAATATCAACCCCCTGCGCCAACTGCTCACAGGAGTAGTGGATTTTGAAACGCTTGCTAACCCCGAGCACCCCACGGCCGTGCCCAAGCTTTTTATCTGTGCGACGAATGTACGCACCGGTAAGGGAAAGATTTTTACGGACAAAGAAGTGACTGCAGATGCCGTCATGGCATCAGCCTGCTTGCCGCAGATGTTTAAAGCCGTGGAAATTGATGACGAAAGCTATTGGGATGGTGGCTTTTCAGGCAATCCTGCCTTGTACCCACTGCTCTACCAAACGAAAAGCCGCGACATTTTGCTGGTGCAGATCAACCCCAAAGAGTCTGATGTCTCACCAGATACAGCCTCGGAGATCATGGATCGCATGAACGAGATTACTTTCAACGCCTGCTTGCTGGCGGAGCTGCGAGCGATTGAGTTTGTGGTGCGCCTGCTGGAGCAAAAGCGCTTGGACCCTGAGCGCTACAAACATGTGCTCATGCACCGCATTGATGGCGGTGCGGTGCTCAAACCCTTTGGGGCATCGAGCAAGTCGCGTGCTGATACAGCGATGCTGCGCCAGTTGTTTGATTTGGGCCGCGAGCGCGGTCAGCAGTGGCTGCATGACAACCGCGAGCATTTAGGCGTGAAGCAGACGCTGCGATTCAACGAGAATATGTAG
- a CDS encoding MFS transporter encodes MTTPNQAKPATAAAVATNRPLTREDYKTLGLSALGGTLEFYDFVVFVFFANVIGVLFFPSDLPEWMRQLQTLGIFAAGYLARPLGGIIIAHYGDKIGRKKMFSLSIFLMAVPTLVIGLLPTYETIGIAAPLLLLLMRVLQGAAIGGEMPGAWVFVAEHSPAKNYGLAIGTLTSGITGGIFLGSIFGVWLNSTYSQAEIHDWAWRMPFILGGVFGLLSVYLRKFLHETPIFQEMQARKAVDREMPIKTILRDHREACVVVALMTWVLSTAIVVVVLMAPAYLQKVFQIAPAMALKANAVATVTLTLGCVFWGWLSDKIGTKLTMIFGWGGMTASAYLFYLSLPGTEASLVYTYALVGFFVGSISLLPVVGVRAFPAEVRFTGLSFSYNMAYAVFGGMTPMLVSVWQQADIMAPAHYVAAMGVLGAAMAFWPLASKGWQAKKA; translated from the coding sequence ATGACTACGCCTAACCAAGCAAAGCCAGCTACCGCTGCGGCTGTTGCAACGAATCGCCCGTTAACCCGGGAAGACTACAAAACCTTGGGCTTATCCGCTCTGGGTGGAACGCTGGAGTTTTATGACTTCGTCGTATTCGTATTTTTTGCCAACGTCATTGGCGTACTATTTTTCCCATCTGACCTGCCAGAGTGGATGCGTCAGCTGCAAACGCTAGGCATTTTTGCGGCCGGCTATCTGGCGCGTCCTCTGGGCGGCATCATCATCGCCCACTACGGCGACAAGATTGGTCGCAAGAAGATGTTCTCGCTGTCCATCTTCTTGATGGCAGTGCCCACACTGGTCATCGGCCTGCTGCCCACTTATGAAACCATTGGCATCGCCGCGCCGCTGCTGCTGCTGTTGATGCGCGTGCTGCAAGGCGCAGCCATTGGCGGCGAAATGCCCGGCGCTTGGGTTTTTGTGGCCGAGCACTCGCCCGCCAAAAACTACGGCTTGGCCATTGGCACGCTGACTTCCGGCATCACCGGCGGTATTTTCCTAGGCTCCATCTTCGGCGTGTGGCTCAACAGCACATACAGCCAAGCGGAGATCCACGACTGGGCTTGGCGCATGCCGTTCATTCTGGGCGGCGTGTTTGGCCTGCTGTCCGTTTATCTGCGCAAGTTCTTGCACGAAACGCCCATCTTCCAAGAGATGCAAGCGCGCAAGGCTGTTGACCGCGAGATGCCTATCAAAACCATCTTGCGCGATCACCGCGAAGCCTGCGTTGTCGTGGCGCTGATGACTTGGGTGCTGTCCACCGCCATTGTGGTGGTGGTTCTGATGGCCCCCGCTTATCTGCAAAAAGTGTTCCAGATTGCCCCCGCCATGGCGCTCAAAGCCAATGCCGTGGCGACAGTGACGCTGACCCTTGGCTGCGTGTTCTGGGGTTGGTTGTCTGACAAGATCGGCACCAAGCTGACCATGATCTTCGGCTGGGGCGGTATGACGGCATCGGCCTACCTGTTCTACCTGAGCCTGCCCGGCACCGAGGCATCGTTGGTCTATACCTATGCGCTGGTTGGATTCTTTGTGGGCTCCATCTCGCTGCTGCCTGTAGTGGGTGTACGTGCCTTCCCTGCAGAAGTGCGATTTACCGGCCTGTCCTTCTCTTACAACATGGCCTACGCCGTGTTTGGCGGCATGACTCCGATGCTGGTGTCCGTGTGGCAACAGGCGGACATCATGGCCCCAGCCCATTACGTGGCCGCCATGGGCGTGCTGGGTGCTGCCATGGCCTTCTGGCCACTGGCCAGCAAGGGTTGGCAAGCCAAGAAGGCTTAA
- a CDS encoding histidine triad nucleotide-binding protein, which yields MHDHASHYDSNCIFCRIAKGEIPSRKVYEDDEVFAFHDINPAAPVHFLMIPKKHIASMAHLSEADAPLLGRMMALAPKLALEQGCNPYPAGGYRVVVNTGVEGGQEVHHLHLHVMGGARPWLKG from the coding sequence ATGCACGACCACGCTTCTCATTACGACTCCAACTGCATTTTTTGCCGTATTGCCAAGGGCGAGATTCCTTCGCGCAAGGTGTATGAGGACGATGAAGTCTTCGCTTTCCACGATATCAACCCAGCCGCCCCTGTGCATTTCTTGATGATTCCCAAGAAACACATTGCCTCTATGGCGCACCTGAGTGAGGCAGATGCTCCTTTGCTGGGCCGCATGATGGCCTTGGCACCCAAGCTGGCGCTAGAGCAAGGCTGCAACCCTTATCCGGCGGGTGGCTATCGCGTTGTGGTGAATACCGGCGTGGAAGGCGGCCAGGAAGTCCATCACCTGCATTTGCACGTGATGGGCGGTGCGCGCCCCTGGCTCAAAGGCTAA